One part of the Streptomyces lienomycini genome encodes these proteins:
- a CDS encoding fatty acid desaturase family protein, whose product MTMATTTATRPDTPGSDFARLSKKIADAGLLGRRPGYYTLRITAVTGLYAAGWAAFVLVGASWWTLAIAAFLAVMYGQVALVAHDMAHRQVFRRRRASELSGRIAGASIGMSYGWWQDKHTRHHANPNTENLDPDIGPDLLVWSPDQARAATGLPRLLGRWQAFLFFPLLTLEGFNLHVASGRAMANRRLKRRAVDGALLLGHCAAYLAALFWVLPPGMAIAFLAVHQCLFGVYLGSAFAPNHKGMPILTADDRPDFLRRQVLTSRNVNGGRFTDLALGGLNHQIEHHLFPSMPSPNLRKARAIVRRYCRDLGVDYAETGLVASYRLALTSLHDAGAPLRRTRVPT is encoded by the coding sequence ATGACCATGGCCACCACCACCGCCACGCGCCCCGACACTCCCGGCAGCGACTTCGCCCGGCTGTCGAAGAAGATCGCGGACGCCGGACTGCTGGGGCGCCGCCCCGGCTACTACACGTTACGCATCACCGCCGTGACCGGGCTCTACGCCGCCGGATGGGCCGCGTTCGTCCTCGTCGGCGCCTCCTGGTGGACACTGGCGATCGCCGCGTTCCTGGCCGTGATGTACGGGCAAGTCGCCCTGGTCGCCCATGACATGGCCCACCGGCAGGTGTTCCGCCGCCGCCGGGCCAGCGAGTTGTCCGGACGGATCGCCGGCGCGTCGATCGGCATGAGCTACGGCTGGTGGCAGGACAAGCACACCCGTCACCACGCCAACCCCAACACCGAGAACCTCGACCCCGACATCGGACCCGACCTGCTCGTCTGGTCCCCGGACCAGGCCCGCGCCGCCACCGGACTGCCCCGCCTGCTCGGCCGCTGGCAGGCGTTCCTCTTCTTTCCCCTGCTCACGCTGGAGGGCTTCAACCTGCACGTGGCGAGCGGCAGGGCCATGGCCAACCGCCGGCTCAAACGCCGGGCGGTCGACGGCGCTCTGCTCCTGGGGCACTGCGCCGCCTACCTGGCCGCCCTGTTCTGGGTCCTGCCGCCCGGGATGGCGATCGCCTTCCTCGCCGTCCACCAGTGCCTGTTCGGCGTCTACCTCGGTTCGGCCTTCGCACCCAACCACAAGGGGATGCCGATCCTGACGGCCGACGACCGCCCCGACTTCCTCCGCCGCCAGGTGCTGACCTCACGCAACGTCAACGGCGGCCGGTTCACCGACCTGGCGCTCGGCGGCCTGAACCACCAGATCGAGCACCACCTGTTCCCGAGCATGCCCAGCCCCAACCTGCGCAAGGCCCGCGCCATCGTCCGGCGGTACTGCCGGGACCTGGGTGTCGACTACGCGGAAACGGGCCTGGTCGCCTCCTACCGGTTGGCACTCACCAGCCTCCACGACGCCGGCGCCCCGCTCCGACGGACCCGCGTCCCCACTTAG
- a CDS encoding DUF5994 family protein has product MIATVPTAPSTLSPPLPLVRLRLAPHGALPRRIDGVWWPYSRDLLTQLPKMLAALPRAWGDITGVTVDAAAWSAAPGRMFVANQVVRLHKAPASPHAPDRVVLLSPGLGRWDLQVIPPDATEEAAALLTTAALDDRRPGADGEAPAPTAAAGPRGRVGPTGRGTRAPRW; this is encoded by the coding sequence GTGATCGCCACAGTCCCCACCGCACCGTCCACCCTGTCCCCGCCCCTGCCCCTCGTCCGCCTGCGTCTCGCGCCGCACGGCGCGCTGCCGCGCCGGATCGACGGAGTGTGGTGGCCGTACTCCCGCGATCTTCTGACACAGCTCCCGAAGATGCTCGCCGCGCTGCCGAGAGCGTGGGGCGACATCACCGGCGTCACCGTAGACGCCGCGGCCTGGTCGGCGGCACCGGGGCGCATGTTCGTCGCCAACCAGGTCGTCCGCCTGCACAAGGCCCCCGCCTCTCCGCACGCCCCGGACCGGGTCGTCCTGCTCTCCCCAGGGCTCGGCCGTTGGGATCTGCAGGTGATCCCGCCGGACGCGACGGAGGAAGCAGCCGCTCTCCTCACGACCGCCGCCCTGGACGACCGGCGGCCCGGCGCCGACGGAGAAGCCCCGGCCCCGACGGCGGCGGCAGGTCCGCGCGGCCGTGTGGGACCCACCGGGCGGGGCACCCGGGCCCCTCGGTGGTAG
- a CDS encoding SpoIIE family protein phosphatase, which translates to MRDAVGDDVGAWPVGEPGFWRRVVERLGTAVLVLDTAGSVIVANPAAERLLGRTTGAMRGADAHDLLHRDADGNKVPRDRCPLLHALAEGQGARGEGGTYLRGDGRLLAVSWSASPLTEDGSVQGMALLFTDATGDRRVHRERTARTRALEDLNERLSLVAEITDVLGQTLETDEALARLVRLLVPRLADWAAVDLRTGSGEVHRVAVTGPEGRDAGFQGRSVLGAEGAGEGEDSPLGRALTGGESVLQERVAALTPAAGHPPLAALHHGFLTAVGASSAVTVPLGARERITGALTVVRTDPAHPFDEDDLAAVGDVGRRVGVLIDNTRRYGRQRAVAEAMQRNLLVPLPRPGHLRLAARYQPAPAGSQVGGDWYDAFILKDGALALVIGDVVGHDLTAAAGMAQLHGILRSLAWDHTGPPGAVVDRLDAAMPVITTVPLATLILARVEGDPDTGPWTLRWTSAGHPPPLLLSPDGTACFLEAGQGLLLGTGSVGDAGRPDATHPLKPGSTLLLYTDGLVETPGSDLDTGLDRLLRHALTLVHEPLDRLCGKVLAHLPPGSTDDVALLALRVPPP; encoded by the coding sequence GTGCGCGATGCGGTGGGTGATGACGTGGGGGCGTGGCCGGTGGGCGAGCCGGGTTTCTGGCGGCGGGTCGTCGAGCGGCTGGGCACGGCGGTGCTGGTGCTGGACACAGCCGGAAGCGTGATCGTCGCGAACCCGGCGGCCGAGCGGCTGCTGGGCCGCACCACCGGGGCGATGCGGGGAGCCGACGCACACGATCTGCTGCACCGGGACGCGGACGGCAACAAGGTGCCGCGAGACCGGTGCCCCCTGCTCCACGCGCTGGCCGAGGGGCAGGGGGCGCGAGGGGAGGGCGGCACATACCTGCGCGGTGACGGTCGTCTGCTGGCTGTCTCCTGGTCCGCGTCCCCCTTGACGGAGGACGGCTCCGTGCAAGGCATGGCACTGCTGTTCACGGACGCCACGGGGGACCGCCGCGTCCACCGGGAGCGAACGGCGCGCACGCGCGCCCTGGAGGACCTCAACGAGCGGCTGTCCCTGGTCGCGGAGATCACGGACGTCCTGGGGCAGACTCTGGAGACCGACGAGGCGCTGGCCCGCCTGGTGCGGCTGCTCGTGCCCCGTCTGGCCGACTGGGCCGCGGTGGACCTGCGGACCGGTTCCGGCGAGGTCCACCGGGTGGCGGTGACCGGTCCGGAGGGACGGGACGCCGGATTCCAGGGCCGGAGCGTACTCGGCGCGGAGGGGGCCGGTGAGGGGGAGGACTCGCCGCTGGGCCGAGCGCTGACCGGGGGCGAATCCGTGCTCCAGGAGCGGGTGGCTGCCCTCACCCCGGCCGCCGGACACCCTCCTCTGGCCGCTCTCCACCATGGCTTTCTGACGGCGGTGGGCGCCAGCTCCGCCGTTACGGTGCCCCTCGGCGCCCGGGAACGGATCACCGGGGCGCTGACGGTGGTGCGCACCGACCCGGCGCACCCCTTCGACGAAGACGACCTGGCGGCAGTGGGCGACGTCGGCCGCCGGGTCGGCGTGCTCATCGACAACACCCGCCGCTACGGCCGTCAGCGCGCCGTCGCCGAGGCCATGCAGCGCAACCTGCTCGTCCCGCTGCCCCGGCCGGGCCACCTCCGGCTGGCCGCCCGCTACCAGCCCGCACCCGCGGGCTCCCAGGTCGGCGGGGACTGGTACGACGCCTTCATCCTGAAGGACGGCGCGCTCGCCCTGGTCATCGGTGACGTCGTGGGCCACGACCTGACCGCGGCGGCCGGTATGGCCCAACTGCACGGCATTCTGCGTTCGCTGGCCTGGGACCACACGGGACCGCCCGGCGCCGTCGTCGACCGCCTCGACGCCGCCATGCCGGTCATCACCACCGTCCCGCTGGCCACCCTGATCCTCGCCCGCGTCGAGGGCGACCCGGACACGGGACCGTGGACGCTCCGCTGGACCAGCGCGGGGCACCCGCCCCCGCTGCTCCTCTCCCCGGACGGCACCGCATGCTTTCTGGAAGCTGGCCAGGGCCTGCTCCTCGGCACCGGATCCGTCGGCGACGCGGGCCGACCGGACGCCACGCATCCCCTGAAGCCCGGCTCCACCCTGCTGCTGTACACGGACGGGCTCGTCGAGACACCGGGCAGCGACCTCGACACGGGCCTGGACCGGCTGCTCCGGCACGCGCTCACTCTCGTCCACGAACCGCTGGACAGGCTGTGCGGAAAGGTGCTCGCCCACCTGCCGCCCGGCAGCACCGACGACGTGGCCCTGCTCGCCCTGCGCGTACCGCCGCCATGA
- a CDS encoding helix-turn-helix transcriptional regulator → MGLAERRRALGYSQEELAHALGVDRRTVGRWEGRSTTPQPPLRPRLAELLHLDLDELDALVGQPRAAHPESAGPPPRDHHGSGDLDDMIRRQFLRAITVTSALVALPPDEGAALAEGALRGMSDDFLRMNGHLWQVYQLARAKRSVYPVVRDQLTALNETLDGRPEVEAQALCGAAGDLFQLAGELAFDGNRYTDAAASYTLAASASQEAKSYDLWACALVRHAYVDLYERRYADAVGTLSAAEKVARRGDGSLSTRYWVAAVQAEAYAGLGDLSACERALDEAEKVTVLSGAAHNGGWLRFDGSRLAEERGARYLQLGRLDLAEKALSSALSQDILASGQSFRRRGAVLTDLAAIGARRQDPDQVLAYGGEALRLAHTTSSGYVAHKLQGLRTDLGPLSRDARVAELGAEIDALCTT, encoded by the coding sequence ATGGGGCTTGCTGAGCGGCGCAGGGCGCTGGGCTACAGTCAGGAAGAGCTCGCGCACGCCCTCGGCGTGGACCGACGGACCGTCGGCCGCTGGGAAGGCCGCTCCACCACGCCGCAGCCGCCGCTGAGACCACGGCTGGCCGAGCTGCTCCACCTCGACCTTGACGAACTCGACGCCTTGGTGGGACAGCCACGAGCAGCCCACCCGGAGTCGGCAGGGCCGCCGCCTCGCGACCACCACGGCTCAGGGGACCTCGACGACATGATCCGACGCCAGTTCCTGCGCGCCATCACCGTCACCAGTGCCCTGGTGGCCCTGCCCCCCGACGAGGGCGCAGCCCTCGCGGAGGGCGCGCTGCGCGGGATGTCCGACGACTTCCTGCGCATGAACGGACACCTGTGGCAGGTCTACCAACTCGCCCGCGCCAAGCGTTCCGTCTACCCGGTCGTCCGCGACCAGCTCACCGCCCTGAACGAGACCCTCGACGGACGGCCCGAGGTCGAAGCACAGGCCCTGTGCGGCGCGGCCGGCGACCTCTTCCAGCTCGCAGGAGAACTGGCCTTCGACGGCAACCGCTACACCGACGCCGCCGCCTCCTACACGCTCGCCGCCTCTGCCAGCCAGGAGGCGAAGTCCTACGACCTGTGGGCGTGTGCCCTCGTCCGCCACGCCTACGTCGATCTGTACGAACGCCGGTACGCCGACGCGGTCGGCACGCTGTCGGCCGCCGAGAAGGTGGCAAGGCGCGGGGACGGTTCCCTGTCCACCCGCTACTGGGTCGCCGCCGTCCAAGCCGAGGCGTACGCCGGCCTCGGCGACCTCTCCGCCTGCGAACGCGCCTTGGACGAGGCGGAGAAGGTGACCGTCCTGAGCGGGGCGGCCCACAACGGTGGCTGGCTGCGTTTCGACGGCTCCCGCCTCGCAGAAGAGCGTGGCGCGCGCTACCTCCAGCTTGGACGCCTCGACCTCGCTGAGAAGGCACTCAGCAGCGCGCTCAGCCAGGACATCCTCGCTTCCGGCCAGTCCTTCCGCCGACGCGGTGCGGTACTGACCGACCTCGCGGCCATCGGCGCCCGGCGCCAGGACCCCGACCAAGTACTCGCCTACGGCGGGGAGGCGCTGCGACTCGCCCACACGACCTCCTCGGGTTACGTCGCCCATAAACTTCAGGGGCTACGAACCGACCTCGGCCCGCTCTCCCGCGACGCTCGTGTGGCGGAGCTGGGCGCCGAGATCGACGCACTGTGCACGACGTGA
- a CDS encoding asparagine synthase-related protein, producing the protein MREDRDGEADYTSLLVRPDEIQVSAGMLGTVPLYLTVVGDEIFGAWDIVDLRPHLRPDQLNPRAVARTLSRQHRYSTDTLFDGVYRLTERATAVFTPAGLSILYPEPAQHVLEPRSLRSGVDPVTAFDALLTEAVAEWRSTAGRVGVEVSGGADSANVALSAVAAGFGSVHTFGLLMGGRIGQLQRDRRRSLVDHLGLRDTAVPAMQHPPFVPGGVRERRRPHDPAGAFYQEAFDIMRGHVAAHGCELIFTGGGGDEVNAHHSRTEAGLPPMEPVPWLGDKATAALAQVNENLAPIPVLPVPTLMAFGLHNPAYVRLGIWPVAPLVHPRMIRFMEQLPYEYKRDKKMFRDRLRRTGLPESVAAPTEPENFLAVMESGLRTYGLPLLDEMLTDSLLIDLGYVDADALSRARDHAERTPAVPDLLCDTLALEVGLRSLA; encoded by the coding sequence GTGCGAGAAGACAGAGACGGTGAAGCCGACTACACGTCGCTGCTCGTCCGGCCCGACGAGATCCAGGTCTCGGCGGGAATGCTGGGTACCGTCCCGCTGTACCTCACAGTTGTCGGCGACGAGATCTTCGGGGCGTGGGACATCGTCGACCTCCGGCCGCACCTGCGACCTGACCAGCTCAATCCACGAGCGGTCGCCCGCACCTTGAGCCGCCAACACCGCTACAGCACCGACACCCTCTTCGACGGCGTGTACCGACTCACCGAACGCGCTACCGCGGTCTTCACGCCGGCAGGGCTCTCCATCCTCTACCCCGAGCCCGCCCAGCACGTCCTGGAACCCCGCAGCCTCCGTAGCGGAGTGGACCCCGTGACCGCGTTCGACGCACTGCTCACCGAGGCCGTGGCCGAGTGGCGATCGACGGCCGGCCGCGTCGGCGTCGAGGTGTCAGGCGGAGCGGACTCGGCCAACGTGGCACTGTCCGCCGTAGCGGCCGGATTCGGCTCCGTGCACACCTTCGGGCTACTCATGGGCGGCCGGATCGGCCAGCTCCAGCGAGACCGACGCCGCTCCCTGGTGGACCACCTGGGATTGCGCGACACCGCCGTGCCGGCGATGCAGCACCCGCCCTTCGTGCCTGGAGGCGTGAGGGAACGCAGACGGCCGCACGATCCGGCAGGCGCCTTCTACCAGGAAGCGTTCGACATCATGCGCGGGCACGTGGCCGCACACGGCTGCGAGCTGATCTTCACAGGTGGCGGTGGGGACGAGGTCAACGCCCACCACTCGCGTACGGAAGCCGGACTCCCGCCGATGGAGCCGGTGCCATGGCTCGGCGACAAGGCCACCGCGGCGCTGGCCCAGGTGAACGAGAACCTCGCTCCCATCCCGGTCCTGCCTGTGCCGACGCTCATGGCATTCGGCCTGCACAACCCGGCGTACGTGAGACTCGGTATCTGGCCGGTGGCCCCGCTCGTCCACCCCCGGATGATCCGCTTCATGGAGCAACTGCCGTACGAGTACAAACGCGACAAGAAGATGTTCCGCGACCGACTTCGGCGGACGGGTCTGCCCGAGTCCGTTGCGGCTCCGACCGAGCCGGAGAACTTCCTCGCGGTCATGGAGTCGGGACTGCGCACTTACGGGCTCCCTCTCCTGGACGAGATGCTGACCGATTCCCTGCTGATCGATCTCGGCTACGTTGATGCCGACGCCCTCAGCCGGGCCCGCGACCACGCCGAGCGGACTCCCGCGGTGCCCGACCTGCTGTGCGACACACTCGCCCTGGAAGTCGGACTGCGGAGCCTCGCATGA
- a CDS encoding class I SAM-dependent methyltransferase, giving the protein MSGLDIAEPRHLAASNLFYRDPALYDRVQSDSTSASSCRALVHRHRPDARTLLDLGCGTGRDLELLARHFDCIGVEFQPGLVDYARRTRPGLDIRLGDMRTIRLDHTADVLTCLGNSLSYVHDNQDIQAVFRTFAAHARPGTLLVLCSSVAPIERDEPQEAEVETGSDTAHVTITYEWDLRTQMNTMRRHWVFNSGEETRDVIRRRVLGPRELELYATLAGFDVLQISDEIGAGTLHGPTAYTVARYR; this is encoded by the coding sequence ATGAGCGGCCTGGACATCGCCGAACCCAGACACCTGGCAGCCTCCAACCTCTTCTACCGAGACCCCGCCCTGTACGACAGAGTGCAGTCCGACAGCACCAGCGCGAGCAGCTGTCGGGCGCTCGTCCATCGGCACCGCCCGGACGCCCGCACTCTGCTGGATCTGGGCTGCGGAACCGGGAGAGACCTGGAGCTGCTGGCCCGCCACTTCGACTGCATCGGTGTCGAGTTCCAGCCCGGCCTGGTCGACTACGCCCGCCGCACACGGCCCGGCCTCGACATCCGCCTCGGCGACATGCGCACCATCCGACTCGACCACACCGCTGACGTGCTGACCTGCCTGGGAAACTCCCTCTCCTACGTGCACGACAACCAGGACATCCAGGCGGTCTTCCGGACCTTCGCAGCGCACGCCCGTCCCGGGACGCTCCTTGTACTCTGCAGTTCCGTAGCCCCGATCGAGCGTGATGAGCCGCAGGAAGCAGAGGTCGAGACCGGATCGGACACAGCCCACGTGACCATCACCTACGAGTGGGACCTGCGGACCCAGATGAACACCATGCGCCGGCACTGGGTGTTCAACTCAGGTGAAGAGACACGGGACGTGATCCGTCGGCGTGTTCTCGGGCCGCGTGAGCTGGAGCTGTACGCGACGCTCGCCGGCTTCGACGTCCTCCAGATCAGCGACGAGATCGGAGCAGGCACCTTGCACGGGCCTACCGCGTACACCGTGGCCCGGTACAGATGA
- a CDS encoding relaxase/mobilization nuclease domain-containing protein, protein MIPRIHARGTRTIGLLHYLYGPGTHEEHTDPHLVGAWDSLAPDPGRDLDATYGDLQRLLDQPVNALPKNRRPAEHVWHLSLRAAPEDPVLSDEQWAEIARRMVAATGIAPDGDDAACRWAAIRHADDHIHIIATVVREDGRQARIRRDGKRSQAEARVIEIDYGLRRLATGDGTAARRPTSAERHKAQREGRERTAREELRESVRRAVAGAASTDEFFDRLAAAGLLIRKRLAPSGDLLGYKVALPDDRNKDGEPVFYSGSKLAPDLSLPRVRERWSRPSETPTAIDGSWPDQPALPPVTGPAFARRRAAAATWQALLVIDHGDDGTAAAQIAATGEVLDALAKTSAAHTRAELREAASAFERASRSHVKAVRGHDRGLRQAARDLVHSGPVLGRGEDGACTAMLIDMAFFVVTAAAKWHARKHHTQQATAAQQAAEHLRAAYQAASVQPMTALSQRGRRLTQRVRQQQANLLHQVLPELADRIEAEAGWPALAATLDDARRAGHDPAALLTEATARRELRSAGSMSDVLVWRLRRSAHLPALPDDRNATALRANRHTSHSAPTTQSAPGPTGNDPRRGR, encoded by the coding sequence GTGATCCCCCGCATCCACGCAAGAGGCACGCGCACCATCGGCCTGCTCCACTACCTGTACGGGCCCGGCACGCACGAAGAACACACAGACCCGCACCTGGTGGGCGCCTGGGACAGCCTCGCCCCTGATCCCGGGCGCGACCTCGACGCCACGTACGGAGATCTCCAGCGGCTGCTCGACCAGCCGGTCAACGCCCTGCCGAAGAACCGACGGCCCGCCGAGCACGTGTGGCATCTGTCGCTACGCGCCGCTCCTGAGGACCCGGTCCTGTCGGACGAGCAGTGGGCCGAGATTGCGCGCCGAATGGTCGCCGCCACCGGCATCGCTCCCGACGGTGACGACGCCGCCTGCCGCTGGGCAGCGATTCGGCACGCCGACGACCACATTCACATCATCGCCACCGTCGTACGAGAGGACGGCCGGCAAGCCCGCATTCGCCGGGACGGCAAGCGTTCCCAAGCGGAAGCCCGCGTGATCGAGATCGACTACGGGTTGCGCCGCCTCGCCACCGGCGATGGCACCGCAGCCCGTCGTCCGACCAGCGCCGAACGGCACAAGGCCCAGCGGGAAGGCCGGGAGCGCACGGCGCGGGAGGAACTTCGTGAGTCCGTGCGCCGGGCAGTGGCGGGTGCTGCCTCGACGGACGAGTTCTTCGACCGCCTGGCCGCCGCCGGTCTGCTGATCCGCAAGCGTCTCGCGCCCTCCGGCGACCTCCTCGGGTACAAGGTCGCCCTCCCTGATGACCGGAACAAGGACGGCGAGCCGGTCTTCTACTCAGGCTCCAAGCTGGCGCCCGACCTGTCCCTGCCCCGTGTCCGCGAACGCTGGAGCCGGCCCTCGGAGACGCCCACCGCCATCGACGGTTCGTGGCCGGATCAGCCTGCACTGCCGCCCGTGACAGGCCCCGCGTTCGCGCGGCGGCGGGCCGCGGCTGCCACGTGGCAGGCCCTGCTGGTGATCGACCACGGCGACGACGGCACCGCAGCAGCCCAGATCGCCGCGACCGGAGAGGTCCTGGACGCGCTGGCCAAGACCTCCGCCGCCCACACCCGGGCTGAACTGCGCGAGGCAGCCTCCGCGTTCGAGCGCGCGAGCCGCTCCCACGTGAAGGCGGTACGCGGGCACGACCGGGGCCTGCGACAAGCCGCCCGTGATCTCGTCCACAGCGGGCCGGTCCTGGGCCGGGGCGAAGACGGCGCCTGCACGGCCATGCTCATCGACATGGCCTTCTTCGTCGTGACCGCCGCGGCAAAGTGGCACGCCAGGAAGCATCACACCCAGCAGGCCACAGCAGCCCAGCAAGCCGCCGAGCACCTCCGCGCCGCCTACCAGGCCGCCTCAGTCCAGCCCATGACCGCACTGAGCCAGCGAGGCCGGCGGCTGACTCAACGTGTTCGGCAACAGCAGGCGAACCTGCTCCACCAAGTGCTGCCGGAGCTGGCCGACCGGATCGAGGCTGAGGCCGGTTGGCCCGCCTTGGCCGCCACACTGGACGACGCCCGGAGGGCCGGCCATGACCCGGCCGCCCTGCTGACCGAAGCCACGGCACGGCGCGAACTACGCTCCGCCGGATCCATGAGCGACGTCCTCGTCTGGCGCCTGCGCCGCAGCGCTCACCTGCCCGCACTACCCGACGACCGCAACGCCACGGCCCTCCGAGCCAACCGGCACACCTCGCACTCGGCGCCCACCACGCAGTCGGCGCCCGGCCCGACAGGGAACGATCCCCGCCGTGGCCGCTGA
- a CDS encoding plasmid mobilization protein, with protein sequence MDCARTSPSQPRIQQRERLRDENKRLHQPSCRMNDAEYQLLARAAATCHMSIAGFLARAALNAAHDLGRTAEDIAGEREMLHELFALRRHLGQLGNNLNQVAKALNSGADAPQAEAVLAAVQRAARRVDAFTQHHLDNRRAR encoded by the coding sequence ATCGACTGCGCGCGCACCTCTCCGTCACAGCCCCGCATACAGCAGCGCGAACGCCTGCGCGACGAGAACAAGCGCCTGCACCAGCCCAGCTGCCGCATGAACGACGCCGAGTACCAACTGCTCGCCCGAGCAGCCGCCACGTGCCACATGAGCATCGCCGGCTTCCTCGCCCGCGCCGCTCTCAACGCCGCCCACGACCTCGGCCGCACCGCCGAGGACATCGCGGGCGAGCGAGAGATGCTGCACGAGCTGTTCGCGCTGCGGCGCCACCTCGGGCAACTCGGCAACAACCTCAACCAGGTCGCCAAGGCGCTGAACTCCGGCGCCGACGCACCGCAGGCAGAGGCGGTCCTCGCCGCCGTCCAGCGCGCCGCCAGGCGCGTCGACGCCTTCACCCAGCACCACTTGGACAACAGGAGGGCCAGGTGA
- a CDS encoding ATP-binding protein encodes MSSTLTREPQPVGPLADRLNGILAGRGIDPGAVAAEPSGEPVTALELADARIPARYRRALADHPQIIAWADHIAHAGRPGPSGPGIAEGPSLLIAGPTGTGKTHQAYGAVRALLTRGVRLRWEAVTTADLYARLRPRAGHDAERDLQTLARSPLLLLDDLGAAKTSEWTEELTYRLINHRYEHLLPTLITTNLPTAELRTTLGDRVASRLAEMTDRVILKGPDRRRHRSP; translated from the coding sequence CTGAGCTCCACCCTCACCCGCGAACCCCAGCCCGTCGGCCCGCTCGCCGACCGTCTGAACGGCATACTGGCGGGCCGTGGCATCGACCCCGGCGCCGTAGCCGCGGAGCCGTCCGGCGAACCCGTCACCGCCTTGGAGCTGGCCGACGCCCGCATCCCGGCCCGCTACCGCCGTGCCCTCGCCGACCACCCTCAGATCATCGCCTGGGCCGACCACATCGCCCATGCCGGACGCCCCGGCCCGAGTGGGCCTGGCATCGCCGAGGGTCCCTCCCTGCTGATCGCCGGCCCCACCGGCACGGGCAAGACGCATCAGGCGTACGGCGCCGTCCGGGCTCTCCTCACCCGCGGGGTTCGCCTGCGCTGGGAAGCCGTCACCACCGCCGACCTGTACGCCCGCCTGCGTCCCCGTGCCGGCCACGACGCCGAACGCGACCTGCAGACCCTGGCCCGCAGCCCACTGCTGCTTCTGGACGACCTCGGTGCGGCCAAGACCAGCGAGTGGACCGAGGAGCTGACCTACCGGCTCATCAACCACCGGTACGAGCACTTGCTCCCCACCCTCATCACGACCAATCTGCCCACCGCCGAGCTGCGCACCACCCTCGGTGACCGCGTCGCTTCCCGCCTCGCGGAGATGACCGACCGCGTCATCCTCAAGGGCCCTGACAGACGACGTCACCGCTCCCCCTGA
- a CDS encoding helix-turn-helix domain-containing protein: MAARSLEIGAAGIRAARTIEILRTERGLSQRELAARVTALGRPMSNTMLSRIERAQRRCDVDDLLTLAQALRVPARALLQDSATC, encoded by the coding sequence ATGGCAGCACGTTCACTGGAAATCGGCGCAGCCGGGATAAGGGCCGCCCGCACGATCGAAATTCTCCGCACCGAGCGCGGCCTCTCCCAGCGAGAGCTGGCCGCTCGCGTCACCGCCCTTGGCCGGCCAATGTCCAACACGATGCTGTCCCGCATCGAACGCGCTCAGCGCCGCTGCGACGTCGATGACCTGCTCACCCTCGCGCAGGCACTTCGCGTCCCGGCCCGCGCCCTGCTCCAGGACTCCGCGACCTGTTGA
- a CDS encoding excisionase family DNA-binding protein codes for MTDRLLTVAEAAEQLGTGERFVRRLIAERRIRYVKLGRPVRVPESAVTEYIEARTVEPTRRTRTRYGRAA; via the coding sequence ATGACTGACCGCCTTCTGACGGTGGCCGAAGCCGCCGAACAGCTCGGTACCGGCGAACGCTTCGTTCGCCGTCTGATCGCCGAGCGCCGCATTCGCTACGTCAAGCTCGGACGTCCCGTGCGCGTCCCCGAGAGTGCCGTCACCGAGTACATCGAGGCGCGCACGGTCGAGCCGACCCGGCGCACCCGCACTCGGTACGGGCGGGCCGCCTGA